One Chryseobacterium wanjuense genomic region harbors:
- the lysS gene encoding lysine--tRNA ligase, producing the protein MQLSEQEIIRREKLNKLVEMGINAFPADEYVITDTTESIKQDFADNKQVKIAGRLMSRRIQGKASFAELQDSKGKIQVYFNRDEICTGEDKTLYNEVYKHLLDIGDIIGVEGELFTTQVGEQTVLVKNFTLLTKALRPLPQAKTDENGVVHDGFTDPELRYRQRYVDLTVNPQVKEIFVKRTKLFNAMRTFFNDAGYFEVETPILQSIPGGAAAKPFITHHNALDIPLYLRIANELYLKRLIVGGFDGVYEFSKNFRNEGMDRTHNPEFTAMEIYVAYKDYNWMMDFTEKLLEFCAVQVNGTTKATFGEHEIDFKAPYPRVSMTEAIQKFTGFDITGKTEEELYDFAKSIGIEVNETMGKGKLIDEIFGEKCEGNFIQPTFITDYPIEMSPLTKKHRSKEGLTERFELMVCGKEIANAYSELNDPIDQRERFEAQMALSERGDDEAMFIDQDFLRALEYGMPPTSGLGIGMDRLIMFLTNNASIQEVLFFPQMRPEKTVPQIELGEDEKVILEILNSQEEPFSLAEVKERSQLSGKKWDKASKNLTKNNLVKVEKIDENLLMKLA; encoded by the coding sequence ATGCAATTATCAGAACAAGAAATCATTAGACGAGAAAAGCTGAACAAGCTTGTTGAAATGGGGATCAACGCGTTCCCGGCAGATGAATATGTAATTACAGATACTACAGAATCTATAAAACAGGATTTCGCTGATAATAAACAGGTTAAGATTGCAGGTAGATTAATGTCAAGAAGAATCCAGGGGAAAGCTTCTTTCGCTGAACTGCAGGATTCTAAGGGTAAAATTCAGGTATATTTTAATAGAGACGAAATTTGTACAGGTGAAGACAAGACTTTATATAATGAAGTTTACAAACACCTTTTAGATATAGGAGACATTATCGGGGTTGAAGGAGAATTGTTTACCACTCAGGTTGGCGAGCAAACTGTTTTGGTGAAAAACTTTACCCTTTTAACTAAAGCTTTACGCCCGCTTCCTCAGGCTAAAACTGATGAAAATGGAGTAGTACACGACGGATTCACAGATCCGGAACTGAGATACAGACAGCGCTATGTAGACTTAACGGTAAACCCTCAGGTGAAAGAAATTTTCGTAAAAAGAACAAAATTGTTCAACGCGATGAGAACTTTCTTCAATGATGCAGGATATTTTGAAGTGGAAACACCTATTTTACAGTCAATTCCGGGTGGTGCGGCTGCAAAACCGTTTATCACACATCATAATGCTTTGGATATTCCATTATATTTAAGAATTGCCAACGAATTATATCTGAAAAGATTGATCGTGGGTGGTTTTGACGGAGTTTATGAATTCTCAAAAAACTTCAGAAATGAAGGGATGGACAGAACGCACAACCCTGAGTTCACGGCAATGGAAATCTATGTAGCTTACAAAGACTACAACTGGATGATGGATTTCACGGAAAAACTATTGGAATTCTGTGCAGTACAAGTAAACGGAACGACAAAAGCAACTTTCGGAGAGCATGAAATTGATTTCAAAGCGCCTTATCCAAGAGTTTCCATGACGGAAGCGATCCAAAAATTTACAGGTTTTGATATTACCGGAAAAACTGAAGAGGAGTTATACGATTTCGCAAAATCTATCGGAATTGAGGTGAATGAAACCATGGGGAAAGGAAAATTAATCGATGAAATTTTCGGTGAAAAGTGTGAAGGTAACTTCATTCAGCCGACTTTCATTACAGATTATCCGATCGAAATGTCACCTTTAACGAAAAAACACAGAAGCAAAGAAGGGCTTACAGAGCGTTTTGAGCTAATGGTTTGCGGAAAAGAAATCGCGAATGCCTATTCTGAGTTGAATGATCCTATCGATCAGAGAGAACGTTTTGAAGCACAGATGGCTTTATCTGAAAGAGGAGATGATGAGGCGATGTTCATCGATCAGGATTTCCTGAGAGCCCTTGAATACGGTATGCCGCCAACTTCAGGGTTGGGAATCGGTATGGATAGATTGATCATGTTCTTAACGAATAACGCATCCATCCAGGAAGTGCTGTTCTTCCCGCAGATGAGACCGGAAAAAACGGTTCCGCAAATCGAATTGGGAGAAGATGAAAAGGTAATTCTTGAAATTCTTAATTCTCAGGAAGAGCCGTTCTCTTTGGCTGAAGTGAAAGAAAGAAGCCAGCTGTCCGGTAAAAAATGGGACAAAGCTTCAAAAAACTTAACGAAGAATAATCTTGTGAAAGTTGAAAAAATTGATGAAAATCTTTTGATGAAACTGGCTTAA
- the rlmF gene encoding 23S rRNA (adenine(1618)-N(6))-methyltransferase RlmF: protein MSTEKSSLHTRNLHRDPYDFDQLISCVPELKHYVFTNSYQTATINFSIPKAVKLLNKALLQHFYNVKDWDIPETNLCPPIPGRADYVHYIADVLAEQQNEIPEGISVKGLDIGTGANLVYPLIAHRSYGWKMLGTDINENSLKNAHKILLHNPDLLSTIQLKHQPDPNHIFKNIINSEDRFMFSMCNPPFHDSEEAALKGNIRKTKNLKKSKVDKPLLNFGGQQSELWCEGGELAFITKMISESTLYSSQVLWFTCLVSKKDNLFKLTTLLKKLKAIEIKTIDMAQGQKVSRILAWTFIPQQNRKSWFL from the coding sequence ATGTCTACCGAAAAATCCAGTCTGCACACAAGAAATCTGCATCGTGATCCTTACGATTTTGATCAGCTTATTTCTTGTGTGCCAGAACTGAAACATTATGTTTTCACCAATTCTTATCAGACGGCAACGATTAATTTTAGCATTCCGAAAGCCGTAAAATTACTTAATAAAGCTTTATTACAGCATTTCTATAATGTTAAAGACTGGGATATTCCCGAGACCAATCTTTGTCCGCCCATTCCGGGAAGGGCAGATTATGTACATTATATTGCAGATGTTTTGGCCGAACAACAAAATGAGATTCCGGAAGGGATTTCTGTGAAAGGCCTGGATATCGGGACAGGAGCCAATCTTGTATATCCTTTAATTGCCCACCGTTCTTATGGCTGGAAAATGCTGGGAACGGATATTAATGAGAATTCTTTGAAAAATGCTCACAAAATTCTGCTTCATAATCCGGATTTATTGTCAACAATTCAATTGAAGCATCAGCCTGATCCTAATCATATATTCAAAAATATAATTAATTCTGAAGACCGGTTTATGTTTTCTATGTGCAATCCTCCTTTTCATGATTCTGAAGAAGCTGCTTTAAAAGGAAATATCAGGAAAACAAAAAATCTTAAAAAGTCTAAGGTTGATAAGCCCTTGCTTAATTTCGGCGGCCAGCAATCCGAATTATGGTGCGAAGGCGGCGAATTGGCTTTTATCACAAAAATGATCAGTGAAAGTACCTTGTATTCATCACAGGTTCTTTGGTTTACGTGTTTGGTTTCAAAAAAAGATAACTTATTTAAGCTTACAACACTTTTAAAGAAACTTAAAGCTATAGAAATCAAAACGATCGATATGGCGCAAGGTCAGAAGGTGAGCAGAATATTGGCATGGACTTTTATTCCTCAGCAAAATCGTAAAAGCTGGTTCCTGTAA
- a CDS encoding c-type cytochrome — MKKLFLTGCLSLLILSCSKKENTPIESTSETPAVSEPAKSNLSGDQIIETLDCSGCHSVNERMIGPSYQEIADKYSDKDIELLASKIIEGGSGVWGGVPMAPHPQVSKEDAKKMVEYILTQKKK, encoded by the coding sequence ATGAAAAAATTGTTTTTGACAGGATGTCTGAGCTTGCTTATTCTTTCCTGTTCCAAAAAAGAAAATACACCGATTGAAAGCACTTCTGAAACCCCTGCTGTTTCAGAGCCCGCAAAAAGCAATCTTTCCGGAGACCAGATCATCGAAACGCTGGATTGCTCGGGTTGTCACTCGGTAAATGAGAGAATGATAGGACCTTCTTATCAGGAAATCGCAGACAAATATTCTGATAAAGATATTGAACTGCTGGCTTCCAAAATTATAGAAGGCGGGAGCGGAGTTTGGGGAGGCGTTCCAATGGCTCCTCATCCTCAGGTATCTAAAGAAGATGCCAAAAAAATGGTGGAATATATTTTGACACAGAAGAAAAAATAG
- a CDS encoding anthranilate synthase component I family protein, whose protein sequence is MFNKKIKIKTVSKKTLGDLRTPMTIYLQIRDKFRDTILLESSDSKNIDNNFSFIAINAVAGIEIKNLNEFEIKLPRQEPIKQFIIEHKIADVFQHFSNIFHCEKTNDPVEETAQSLFGYTSFEAVQFFENISFKAQSPEVEIPILRYRLYQYVIAINHYSDEMYIIENQIEGVKSELYLLESLIKNQNSVIYPFEKNGKETSNLTDEEYLELVKTAQKHCMRGDVFQLVLSRRFEQKFKGDEFNVYRALRNINPSPYLFFFDYGNYKLFGSSPESQLIIKNNKAIIHPIAGTFKRTGHFDTDLQSIEELKNDPKENAEHTMLVDLARNDLGKLGKNVTVTKLKEIQLFSHVIHMVSEVTADLPEKTNPFEMVATTFPQGTLSGAPKHKALQLINTYEKDSRGYYGGCIGMIGLNGTCNQAIMIRTFLSKNNTLYYQAGAGLVAKSNPESELQEVNNKLNALKKAVEKAGKLVDSY, encoded by the coding sequence ATGTTCAATAAAAAAATAAAAATAAAAACCGTATCCAAAAAAACATTGGGAGATCTCCGGACCCCGATGACTATTTATCTACAGATCCGTGACAAATTCAGGGATACGATCCTTTTGGAAAGCTCGGATTCTAAAAATATTGACAATAATTTTTCGTTCATCGCCATAAATGCCGTTGCCGGAATTGAAATTAAAAATTTAAATGAATTTGAAATAAAGCTTCCCAGACAGGAGCCTATTAAACAGTTTATCATTGAGCATAAAATAGCAGATGTTTTCCAGCATTTTTCCAATATTTTTCACTGTGAAAAAACCAATGATCCGGTAGAAGAAACGGCGCAGAGCTTATTTGGATATACCAGTTTTGAAGCGGTACAGTTTTTTGAAAATATTTCATTTAAAGCCCAAAGCCCGGAAGTCGAAATCCCGATTCTACGGTACAGACTTTATCAATATGTCATAGCCATCAATCATTACAGTGATGAAATGTATATCATTGAAAACCAGATCGAAGGCGTAAAATCTGAACTTTATTTATTAGAAAGCTTAATTAAAAATCAAAATTCCGTTATCTATCCTTTCGAAAAAAACGGAAAAGAAACCTCCAACCTTACTGATGAAGAATATCTGGAACTCGTAAAAACCGCGCAGAAACATTGTATGCGGGGTGATGTTTTCCAATTGGTTTTAAGCAGAAGATTCGAACAAAAATTTAAAGGTGACGAATTCAATGTTTATCGTGCCTTGAGGAATATCAATCCCTCCCCTTACCTGTTTTTCTTTGATTACGGCAATTACAAATTATTTGGTTCAAGCCCTGAAAGCCAGTTAATTATTAAAAATAACAAAGCAATTATTCATCCCATTGCAGGAACTTTCAAAAGAACGGGACATTTTGATACCGATTTACAATCGATTGAAGAATTGAAAAACGACCCGAAAGAAAATGCGGAACACACCATGCTGGTTGATCTGGCCAGAAATGATTTAGGCAAATTGGGGAAAAATGTGACGGTTACAAAATTGAAGGAAATTCAACTTTTTTCGCACGTGATTCACATGGTGAGTGAAGTTACCGCCGATCTTCCCGAGAAAACCAACCCGTTTGAGATGGTCGCGACAACCTTTCCACAGGGGACTTTAAGCGGTGCACCCAAACATAAAGCCCTTCAATTAATCAATACTTATGAAAAAGATTCCCGAGGATATTACGGCGGCTGCATCGGAATGATTGGGCTCAACGGAACCTGCAATCAGGCCATCATGATCCGGACTTTTTTAAGCAAAAACAATACGCTGTATTACCAGGCCGGAGCCGGATTAGTAGCAAAATCCAACCCTGAAAGTGAGTTGCAGGAAGTAAATAATAAACTGAATGCATTAAAGAAAGCCGTTGAAAAAGCGGGGAAATTGGTTGATAGCTATTAA
- a CDS encoding anthranilate synthase component II — translation MNNDINPTTNQQISTKVLVFDNYDSFTYNLVQIIERILNSKVDVVRNDEITLEEIGKYDKIILSPGPGIPEEAGILLDLIKEYASTKSILGVCLGQQAIAEAFGGSLINLTEIFHGVATTADLVKNDTKLFKNLSGGLEVGRYHSWAVNPENFPEELEITAVDKDGMIMALQHKKYDVHGVQFHPESILTPDGETIIRNFLNR, via the coding sequence ATGAACAACGATATAAATCCAACAACCAACCAACAAATATCAACTAAAGTCTTAGTTTTTGATAATTATGACAGTTTCACATACAATTTGGTTCAGATTATAGAAAGAATTTTGAACTCAAAAGTTGATGTCGTGAGAAACGACGAAATAACGTTGGAGGAAATTGGAAAATACGATAAAATCATCCTTTCACCCGGTCCGGGAATTCCTGAAGAAGCGGGAATTTTATTAGACTTAATTAAAGAATATGCTTCTACGAAAAGTATTTTGGGCGTTTGTCTTGGTCAGCAGGCTATTGCAGAGGCTTTCGGAGGAAGTTTGATCAATCTTACTGAAATCTTCCACGGAGTTGCCACTACAGCAGATCTGGTGAAAAATGACACCAAACTTTTCAAAAATTTGTCGGGCGGATTAGAAGTCGGAAGGTATCACAGCTGGGCCGTAAATCCGGAAAATTTCCCGGAAGAACTGGAAATCACAGCAGTGGATAAGGACGGAATGATCATGGCGCTGCAGCATAAAAAATATGATGTACACGGCGTTCAGTTTCATCCTGAAAGTATTCTGACACCCGATGGTGAAACGATTATTAGAAACTTTTTAAACCGATAG
- the trpD gene encoding anthranilate phosphoribosyltransferase: MKEILQYLFNHHTLSKSEAKATMIEIAQNKFNATEVTAFISVFLMRNITLKELEGFREALLQMAVFVNLDAGNAMDIVGTGGDGKDTINISTLASFVVAGAGQKVTKHGNYGASTITGSSNVLEELGYQFKNNSDQLQQDLEKANICFLHAPYFHPALQSVGTLRKALGLRTFFNLLGPLVNPAKPQYSMIGVYNLEIARIYQYLLQKDEKDFVLVHGMDGYDEISLTHDSKIITKNGEEIYSTEDLGFDSISPESIKAGKKTRETAKIFRDILHGKGTEQQNSVVLANAAVALYHTGKYGSYDDCLLAVQDSLLGGKALRCLERLLE, from the coding sequence ATGAAAGAAATTTTACAATATTTATTTAATCATCATACTTTGTCCAAATCTGAGGCGAAGGCAACGATGATTGAAATTGCTCAAAATAAATTCAATGCAACAGAAGTTACGGCTTTTATCAGTGTATTTCTGATGCGCAATATCACGTTGAAAGAGCTTGAAGGCTTTCGGGAAGCCCTCTTGCAAATGGCCGTCTTCGTAAATTTGGATGCAGGTAATGCGATGGATATTGTCGGAACCGGCGGTGACGGAAAAGATACCATCAATATTTCAACACTGGCAAGTTTTGTGGTTGCGGGAGCCGGGCAAAAAGTTACCAAACATGGGAATTACGGGGCTTCTACCATCACCGGTTCATCGAATGTTCTGGAAGAGCTTGGCTATCAGTTCAAAAACAATTCAGATCAATTACAGCAGGATTTGGAGAAAGCAAACATCTGTTTTTTACATGCTCCTTATTTTCATCCCGCCCTTCAATCGGTAGGAACATTGAGAAAAGCGTTGGGTTTGAGGACATTTTTTAATCTTTTAGGACCTTTGGTAAACCCGGCTAAACCTCAATATTCGATGATTGGGGTATACAATTTGGAGATTGCCAGAATTTATCAGTATTTGCTGCAAAAAGATGAAAAAGACTTCGTTCTCGTTCACGGAATGGATGGCTACGATGAAATCAGCCTTACCCATGACAGCAAGATTATCACGAAAAACGGGGAGGAAATTTATTCAACAGAAGATCTGGGTTTTGATTCAATCAGTCCGGAAAGCATAAAAGCAGGGAAAAAAACCCGGGAAACCGCAAAAATCTTCAGAGATATCCTGCATGGAAAAGGAACGGAACAACAAAATTCTGTGGTTCTGGCCAATGCTGCCGTTGCGCTTTATCACACGGGTAAATACGGGAGTTATGACGACTGTCTTCTGGCAGTGCAGGATAGTTTATTGGGAGGAAAAGCATTGAGATGCCTGGAACGGCTTTTGGAGTAA
- the trpC gene encoding indole-3-glycerol phosphate synthase TrpC, producing MTILDTIIQRKKEEVALSKSKISVEELKNSEFFEREKFSLKESLKSKTGIIAEFKRQSPSKGIINNKVSPLEVTTAYENFGASGISILTDKDFFGGSFDDIVEVRNHINIPILRKDFMIDAYQFYEAKSLGADVVLLIAACLSPDQIMEFTELSHELGLEVLLEIHTEEELQHFNEKIDLVGINNRNLKDFKVDLQHSVQLKNQLPEGVLSVAESGIYSIEDFNYLKTKGFDGFLMGEYFMKNDNPAEKFKNFTNNIKV from the coding sequence ATGACAATCTTAGACACCATCATACAAAGAAAAAAAGAAGAAGTTGCCCTGTCAAAATCAAAAATTTCTGTTGAAGAATTGAAGAATTCTGAGTTTTTTGAAAGAGAAAAATTTTCATTAAAAGAAAGTTTAAAAAGTAAAACAGGAATCATTGCAGAATTCAAACGGCAGTCTCCTTCAAAAGGAATAATTAATAATAAGGTATCCCCTTTGGAAGTAACAACAGCTTACGAAAATTTTGGAGCAAGCGGAATTTCAATTCTTACCGATAAAGACTTTTTTGGCGGAAGTTTTGATGATATTGTAGAAGTAAGAAATCATATTAATATTCCAATTTTACGAAAAGATTTCATGATTGATGCATATCAGTTTTATGAAGCAAAAAGTCTTGGAGCCGATGTGGTTTTGTTGATTGCAGCCTGCCTTTCACCAGATCAGATCATGGAATTTACAGAGCTTTCGCACGAACTCGGACTGGAAGTTTTATTGGAAATTCATACTGAAGAAGAACTCCAACATTTTAATGAGAAAATTGATTTGGTTGGAATTAATAACAGAAATTTAAAAGACTTTAAAGTTGATCTGCAACACTCTGTACAATTGAAAAATCAGCTTCCGGAAGGTGTTTTATCCGTTGCAGAAAGTGGAATTTATAGTATTGAAGATTTTAATTATTTAAAAACAAAAGGATTTGACGGTTTTCTGATGGGTGAATATTTCATGAAAAATGATAATCCTGCAGAAAAATTTAAGAACTTTACCAATAATATAAAAGTATAA
- a CDS encoding phosphoribosylanthranilate isomerase, translating to MNSLIENQALKTRLKVCGLTRIGQIHELISMNADFIGFIFYEKSPRYVLNHLSFENISKINHKGKVGVFVNETIEKIIETSQKADLNFIQLHGDENENFISELKEKLNPEMRIIKVIRVGSWRPEVRSEIQTTVNQQHKTSNYFLFDTDSKAFGGTGKQFDWNILNQIEIPLPYFLSGGISEENITDIKNLNQKPFAVDINSKFEIEAGVKDLNKIKNLKMP from the coding sequence ATGAACTCATTGATAGAAAATCAAGCTCTGAAAACCAGATTGAAAGTATGTGGTTTAACGAGAATCGGGCAGATTCATGAATTAATTTCTATGAATGCAGATTTTATAGGATTTATTTTCTATGAAAAGTCGCCCAGATATGTTTTGAACCATTTGAGTTTTGAGAATATTTCAAAGATAAATCACAAAGGAAAAGTAGGTGTCTTTGTAAATGAAACGATTGAAAAAATTATAGAAACAAGCCAAAAAGCAGATTTGAATTTTATTCAACTTCACGGCGATGAAAATGAAAATTTTATTTCAGAATTAAAAGAAAAATTGAATCCGGAAATGAGGATTATTAAAGTGATTAGAGTTGGAAGCTGGAGGCCGGAAGTGAGAAGCGAAATTCAAACAACGGTCAACCAGCAGCACAAAACCAGCAACTATTTCCTTTTTGACACCGATTCCAAAGCCTTTGGCGGCACCGGAAAACAATTTGATTGGAATATTTTAAACCAAATTGAAATACCGCTTCCCTATTTTTTAAGTGGCGGAATTTCAGAAGAAAATATAACTGATATTAAAAATTTAAATCAAAAACCTTTTGCAGTAGATATTAATTCAAAATTTGAAATTGAAGCTGGAGTGAAAGATTTAAATAAAATTAAAAATTTGAAAATGCCCTAA
- the trpB gene encoding tryptophan synthase subunit beta yields the protein MNYKNPDEYGYYGEFGGAFIPEMLYPNVEELQKKYLDIIESEDFQREYQDLLKNYVGRSTPLYYAENLSDKYQTQIYLKREDLNHTGAHKINNALGQVLLARHLGKRRIMAETGAGQHGVATATACALLGLKCIVYMGEIDIQRQAPNVARMKMLGAEVIAATSGSKTLKDAVNEALKDWINNPVTTHYVIGSVVGPHPFPDLVARFQSVISKEIKEQLHEQTGRQNPDYVIACVGGGSNAAGAFYHFVEEENVKLLAAEAGGHGIDSGMSAATTFLGTLGVLHGSKSLVMQTKDGQVIEPHSISAGLDYPGIGPFHANLFKEKRAEFFSINDDEALKSAFELTKLEGIIPALESAHALAVLEKKSFDPKDVVVICLSGRGDKDMETYLKKLEDGSLKMEV from the coding sequence ATGAATTACAAAAACCCTGATGAATACGGATATTATGGAGAATTCGGAGGTGCTTTTATCCCTGAAATGCTGTATCCTAATGTAGAAGAATTGCAAAAAAAATATCTCGACATTATTGAATCTGAAGATTTTCAACGAGAATATCAGGATTTATTAAAAAATTACGTCGGACGATCAACACCTTTATATTATGCCGAAAATTTAAGCGATAAATATCAAACTCAAATTTATCTAAAAAGAGAAGACCTAAATCATACCGGAGCCCACAAAATCAATAATGCCCTGGGACAGGTTTTATTGGCCAGACATCTGGGAAAAAGGAGAATTATGGCAGAAACCGGCGCCGGACAACACGGCGTGGCGACTGCGACGGCTTGTGCTCTTCTTGGTCTGAAATGTATCGTTTATATGGGCGAAATCGACATCCAAAGACAGGCTCCCAATGTGGCGCGGATGAAAATGCTGGGCGCAGAAGTCATCGCCGCAACTTCCGGCTCAAAAACGTTGAAAGATGCTGTAAATGAAGCATTAAAGGACTGGATCAACAATCCCGTAACGACCCATTATGTCATTGGAAGCGTCGTGGGTCCGCATCCTTTTCCAGATTTGGTGGCAAGATTTCAAAGTGTCATTTCGAAGGAAATCAAGGAACAGCTTCACGAGCAAACCGGAAGGCAAAATCCCGACTATGTCATTGCCTGCGTTGGTGGCGGAAGCAATGCTGCAGGAGCTTTTTACCATTTTGTAGAGGAAGAAAATGTGAAGCTTCTGGCCGCCGAAGCCGGAGGTCACGGAATCGATTCGGGAATGTCTGCCGCGACCACTTTTCTCGGCACATTGGGCGTTCTGCATGGCAGCAAAAGCTTGGTTATGCAGACCAAAGACGGGCAGGTTATCGAGCCCCACTCCATCTCTGCTGGGTTGGATTATCCGGGAATCGGACCTTTTCACGCGAATTTATTCAAAGAAAAAAGGGCAGAATTTTTCAGTATTAACGATGATGAAGCTTTAAAATCGGCGTTTGAATTAACAAAACTGGAGGGAATTATCCCGGCTTTGGAAAGTGCTCATGCGTTGGCTGTTTTGGAGAAAAAAAGCTTTGATCCAAAAGATGTCGTCGTGATTTGTCTGAGCGGCCGCGGTGATAAGGATATGGAAACGTATTTGAAAAAGTTGGAGGATGGAAGTCTGAAAATGGAAGTTTAA
- the trpA gene encoding tryptophan synthase subunit alpha — protein MNYNNFELPASGIQPKKLNIYFTAGIPQLEDTPEIIKLIQDSGADMMEIGMPYSDPVADGPVISQAHELALKNGMTISTLFSQLKSIRNEIKIPVILMGYINPVLSFGFENFCKECSESGVSGLIIPDLPPIEFEKNYRKMLETYNLNFTFLVTPETSDERILYLDSLSSGFLYAVSSSSTTGNENTELKNEDYLSKLASLPLKNSVMIGFGIKSKEDFENVTEKADGGIIGTAFVKILLQNRDWKKNAIDFVHSIKA, from the coding sequence ATGAACTACAATAACTTCGAGCTTCCCGCATCTGGCATCCAGCCTAAAAAACTCAACATATACTTCACAGCAGGAATCCCACAACTGGAAGACACTCCTGAAATCATCAAACTCATCCAGGATTCCGGTGCCGATATGATGGAAATCGGGATGCCATATTCTGATCCGGTTGCCGACGGACCAGTCATCTCCCAAGCCCACGAACTGGCTCTGAAAAACGGAATGACGATTTCAACATTATTTTCTCAGTTGAAATCCATTAGAAATGAAATAAAAATTCCGGTTATTCTGATGGGATATATCAATCCCGTTTTAAGCTTTGGTTTTGAAAACTTTTGTAAAGAATGCTCTGAAAGTGGCGTTTCCGGATTAATTATCCCCGATTTACCTCCTATTGAATTCGAAAAAAATTACAGAAAAATGTTGGAAACATATAATTTAAATTTCACATTTTTAGTGACTCCCGAAACTTCTGACGAAAGAATTTTATATCTGGATTCCCTGAGTTCAGGATTTTTGTACGCCGTAAGTTCCTCATCCACAACAGGAAACGAAAACACCGAATTAAAAAACGAAGATTATCTTTCAAAATTAGCCTCTCTCCCTCTAAAAAATTCTGTCATGATCGGTTTTGGAATTAAATCAAAAGAAGATTTTGAAAATGTCACCGAAAAAGCAGACGGAGGAATCATCGGCACGGCTTTTGTGAAAATTTTACTACAAAATAGAGATTGGAAGAAAAATGCGATAGATTTTGTCCATTCCATAAAAGCATAA
- the lipB gene encoding lipoyl(octanoyl) transferase LipB: MNTHQNKVVEFEDLGTKEYQPAWDYQEKLMKDIIDTKIKNRDLPAEQHITTSNHFLLVEHPHVYTLGKSGHEENMLAGMDQLKEIDATFVKVNRGGDITYHGYGQIVGYPILDLENFFTDIHKYMRNLEEVIIRTIAEYGLKGERSPGETGVWLDVGKPYARKICAMGVKASRWVTLHGFALNVNTDMRYFEYIIPCGIKDKQVTSIKRELERDLTPEEMEDIKAKIRKHFSDVFEAELVSR, translated from the coding sequence ATGAACACACATCAAAATAAAGTAGTAGAATTTGAAGATTTAGGAACAAAAGAATATCAACCCGCTTGGGATTATCAGGAAAAACTGATGAAAGATATTATTGATACCAAAATAAAAAATCGCGATCTGCCTGCTGAACAACATATTACGACCTCCAATCACTTTCTTTTAGTCGAACATCCGCATGTCTATACCCTCGGAAAAAGCGGTCATGAAGAAAACATGCTGGCGGGAATGGATCAGCTGAAGGAAATCGACGCTACTTTCGTAAAAGTGAATCGTGGCGGCGATATCACCTATCACGGGTACGGACAAATCGTTGGCTATCCTATCCTGGATCTTGAAAATTTCTTCACAGATATCCATAAATACATGAGAAATCTTGAAGAAGTAATCATCAGAACAATCGCCGAATATGGTTTAAAAGGTGAACGTTCTCCGGGCGAAACGGGAGTATGGCTGGATGTTGGGAAACCTTACGCCAGAAAAATCTGTGCAATGGGCGTAAAAGCCTCCCGTTGGGTAACTTTACACGGTTTTGCCCTGAATGTAAATACCGATATGCGTTATTTTGAATACATCATTCCTTGCGGGATCAAAGATAAACAGGTAACTTCTATTAAAAGAGAGCTGGAAAGAGATCTGACTCCTGAAGAAATGGAAGATATTAAGGCTAAAATCAGAAAACATTTTTCGGATGTTTTTGAGGCGGAATTGGTGAGCAGATAA